Part of the Ziziphus jujuba cultivar Dongzao chromosome 8, ASM3175591v1 genome is shown below.
TTGTTAAGCTAGTTGTCAAAATCATTACGAAATAACAGATTAATATCTTTCAAAATGCCGCCCATGATGTAGATTGAATGAGAATGGAGATAGTGGACAAGAAAAATGCAAGTAAATCACAGACGATGGAAAAATGTGCATTGTGTTTTTCCCTTCATGTAATAGATATGTCTTCATTGCTGTTTGCTAGCCGTACAAACAAACATCAGATCTGTAGTGGGCTAGTAGTTTATATTTTGTGAAGACATTTAATGTCAAATATTTGCTGAGATATAATAAGCTAAACATCAGAATTCAAATTGAATACCGGACTTGAAGTTAGAAGTTGACTTTTGGAATTAATGTGAAAACAACAATTTATTCAGTCAaggttttatattatttttcttattcaataCAATGGAAGAAAtccgtattattttaaaaaaagttgcgAAATAGATTTCCTAAGCCCGTCCTGTCTCCCTTTTAGCAAATCTCTACCCTATCCCATTCCGTTGCCAATTCATTGATCACCATCTGCTTCtctgtaataaaaaaattgaaaagaattattatatattgtacataaaaaaatcaaaagaaaaaaatttattatctattaatatataaaagtaaaatagtcAATGGCACATGCCATCCTCATATTCTTCCAATTTCCCTCCAAaaccattaataaaaaaaaaaaaatcatgtttcattttttttaatatctaccaacctatcaaaatattaatatatatcaaatggagcaattgtttaaaaatatgagatttttcatcttttattgattgtattaaaaaatatatttttattattattataatattatataatcaattgaaagagtaacaaattttttatttgtcatgtatgtatccaaaaatatataaaatctattattataataataacaataataataaatataactaaattatattataagaatttaatatagataaattaattatttgtaaggaatcaaataatatatttgaatttaaatttgaattctattgatagaaaatattatataaatgcatttcaatttgaattgaattatataaatacatttaaatttgaatttgaatttcatagatggaaaaaaataaataggtaaacatttcttaaattgaattccataaataagttataataataataattattaagttacaataataataataataataaatataattaaattatattttcaggattaaatataaaaaaattaattacttgtaaggaattaaataataaatttgaattctgaaaaatattatataaatatatttaaatttgaataaattatgtatatacattTTGAATTTAACTTccatagatagaaaaaaaaacaaatagataaagattttttaatttgaattccataaataagctataataataacaataataattaatttattatgaccataataataacaataacaataacaaaaataataaatataattagattatattataacattttaatataggaaaattaattctttgaaaggaatcaaataatacatttaaatttaaatttgaattccataaatagaaaatattatataaatatatttgaatttgcataagttatataaatacatttaaatttgaatttgaattccatggatggaaaaaaaataaataggtaaatattttttaatttaaattccataaataagttacaacaaaaacaacaacaacaataataatagcaataataattataacaataataataacaacaatagtaatatatataattaaattatattataaagataTCATATAGGAAAATTACTTAtttgcaaaaaattaaataatacatttgaatttaaatttaaattccatacatgaaaaaaataagtaagcaaatattttttaatttgaattccataaataagttataataataataataataatagttaagttacaataatcataataataataacaataacaataacaataacaataataataaatatgattaaattatataataagtatttaatattggaaaactaattatttgccatgaatcaaatatatatttgaatttgaatttgaatttcatagatagaaaaaaaataaataggtaaatattttttaatttgaaattcattataaagtaaaaatctgtttatatgataaataatttaataataataataaatatgattcAATTATATGATAGAGATTtaatataggaaaattaattatttgtaaggaaTCAAATAATCCatatgaatttaaatttgaattctatagataaaaaaaaaattacagagatATGAAAATGAATGTGTATAAGAAAAATTAGATAGGTAAAcacttttgaatttgaatttcataattgaataatattatatatagaggtcAAACTTTTAGTTATTAACAAACTTTTacgatataaaataaaaaaaataattaagatccaAATgtacttaataataataaaacttttggataagttttcaaatatggTCAGACAGGTTAATTTTATTAATCAGATCAATGCTAACAAGATGCTTTAAATGTTCAAAGTTCGAATTCTAAGACTTTGGaatgtttcaaattttaatgataaattagatattaatagtGCTGAAATAGTTTTAATGAATgaacagtttttatttttttttattttttggttacatattactattattattattattattattatttattttagtatatcttatttctatttatttttaatttactattttatattattttttataacaaataatatatataatataatttaaatttttatatataaccgtgtatgtaatatataataacatcaaagcttaaatattattatttaattattagttataatactatatatattatttacattatatataaaagtaagataatTAGTAAAACAtgtcattattatattttaatataattaattatttttgaaattatatattatatatcatgcATCGTACGGAGATTAATACTAATAAACTATGAAagtcataaaatttcatttatatttttcctaattaatttttgctttttaaagtgatttatatatatatatatatatatattttattgacatatgaaatataatttgttacttaaaaaattatcaatatctataaaaatctactaatatttataaatgtttattaatcaccatcaaaatcttttaaaataaaaatcaataaaaatttataataattttgtaaacttcgtaaaaatcaataaaaatctaTGAATTCTGCAAAAATCAATAACTaagaaaaatctataaaaatcaattaaaaatccCAGTAAAATATACCTTCTAATATTATGTAggaatatatgttaaatttttttttttatgtatttttattatttttctaggaATTGAAACAATTCTCGAAACAAAAGTGTCTTTAGTTATATTCTAACTAACCAACTTCTTTTCATACTATCCTCTCTTGCTATGTAAAGAAATTTATGGagtctaaattttttattcatttttaattcattgtactaaccaattaatttttttattcatttttttggttttgatttcttTCCCATCTGTCATCTCCCTCCTTTTTGCCATTTTCTTTGCCACGTTATACCACTCAACCAATGTaatattcacattttatataaacttttaaagctgtatacaattataattaaattaaattttgtgaaattttgaacttatttatttatttaattttgtgtaaATGCAGCCTTGTGGTTAAGTGACCTGAAATGAAAAGGGTCTTTCTTGATCCTGGGTTCAAGTGTATGAGCATGCAAgcagatttttttctttttctttttcttttatttattttttcttttgttcacaCAAATACAGTGAAGTCTATTTaccttaagaaaaaaaaaaaaaaaaaatacagtggAGCCTCAAGGAATGAAGACAAAAGTCATATATCCAGAAGCAGGAGAAGGTGGCGTTGGATCATTGGACAGTGTAAGAACAGATCAGATAATTAAGGCTCTGGTGCATTGGCATATTCAAGCCTCCAAGGCAATGTCACGTGTTTGACAACGGAAACCCCACGTGTTTGCTTTACAAAGATTGTTCCAaaatttccttttgttttatGTAATTCTTATTTGGCTACGTGTCACTTTTGAACAGTGGCTTTTGTATTGATCCACAGTGTATAaaataaagttctaattaattCACTCAGCATCAATTCATGAGGTGAGATTCACACAATTAACCATATGGAAAATGAATATTAGAAAGTAACCTTATTTGACTCGGAGGAGGTCAGAAAATGagtccaaaaaaacaaagaacaaaaaaatctgAGGTTACGTTTCAATAAAGGAAGAAAACTCAACCACACCCATTATTGACCCAACCCATTGTGGGAAAAGTAAAAATGTATAAATCAAAAATTgctatatatggatatataagaTCTTAGCTATCATATATAAAGATCTAGGTACCAAAATTAATGTATTATGTTATGAAATTGGAGAGATAGGTAAGATGGATCCTGAGTTATACAAAGCTGCAATTGATGGAACCTTATCTGAGAAAACATTGAGAGCTGCTGCTGATTCAAATCAGCTGGTGACAGGAGGGAAAAAGAATACCATTCTTCATGTAGCTGCAAAATCTGGTAATTTGCAAATTAACACAGAAGAAGAAGGTGGTGATGATCATAGTCATGGTCATCCTCTGCTGCGTTTCCTTTACCATCAAAACGCCGAAGGGAACACTCCGCTTCATGTTGCAGCAAAATCAGGGCATGTTGAAATGGTCAAGTGTCTGATCTTTAAGGCAAGAAAGATGGATGctaaacaaaagagaaagctGGTGACTATGAAGAATTTAGAGGGAGATACAGCTCTCCATGAAGCTGTTCGACATAATCGATTCGAGATTGTCAAGTTGCTTATTCATGAAGATTCAAATTTGGCTTGTGTTTTGAATGGCTATGGAGAATCTCCTCTTTTCATGGCTGTTGATAGATGCTTTTACGAAATTTCCCTTCTCATCTTGAATGCTACTGCTCCCAATAATTGCTCTTTTGATGGAAGGAACGGCATGAATGTCTTGCATGCAGCTGTAATTAGAGCTCCAATTCCTAGTACTATTACTACGACTCTGCTCTATCTTCCCctgtatatttcattatttatattattatgtaCTTTCTTAGTTGCATTAAACCTCCTTAACAACAGCACAAGTTGTAGATTAGTCCTTCTATGATTTTCTATTGTTTAGTTATACACAAaagcaataataatttaattaattaattaaacttgtttttgggttttttctcCTATCCGTTCAAAACATTTCTCACTATTTGACCAATTCCTATGTATATGCAGACTTTGTACATGAGGTGTTTTtcaaactttcttcttcttcaatgctGGAAAAAGCTGATGATTTTGGGTGGATTCCTCTTCACTATGCAGCACATTTGGGCAATAGAGAACTCGTTGAACTATTTCTAAATTATAACAATTCCCTTACTTACAAAAATCAGAGTTCACACTTTTCATAGTCTATGATTTACTTGCTTTTTTCTTGTCCACTTTCTCCATTCTCATCCAATTTATTCTACCGGCACTGGGAAGATTTTTTACCCGCCATTTCACAATGATTTTGGCGACCACTTTAACAAGTGCTTCGCTAGCCTTTATGATGTCTGCCTTTGAGCAAGGTATAAAGGCAGTGCTCTCCCCTGGACCAGCAAAAGGCttttttaatattccattcACGGCCATCGTCACAGTAAGCTCGATGTTAATTGCATTTTCATTGTTTCCTTGTAGTAAAGGAAAACTGTactaaatttgatattattgttactaAAATTGTGAAATAAACATGAATGACCTAGATGGTTGTCGTAATTAAGATATTAATGTTACTAAAATTGAGTGGGTTTCTTCCCCATTGTTATATGGATGATTTGGAACATGTGATAGGTTCATATATAGTGCAATATTAACCAtataattctaatttttatttcttttggtaaCTACACAATCTTAGATTTGGAGAACTTTGTTTTTAAGGAAAGCGGTCGACATGTATGTTATCAAAGAAGTCTGATTACTTCTTGTTTTCTATGGTTTGAGGTCTTCTTAAtttctttgcatttttcttaaaatcaatttataaagtttattttggtTCTTTATGGTTGAATACATGTTGCCAACTATTTCTaatgtttaccaaaaaaaaaaaaaaaatctaatttttttctttatatatataaatagtgcATTGTCTATACTTTATATAATCCTATATTCCATTTCGTAGAATTATAGTGTATGCAATCTCAGAATTCGAAAACTTTGATGCATTAGGACCATGGTCAAGCTTGGTATATGTAATCAAAATATTGCACATTGCCAAGCTCTGTTTTTAAACAGAGCAACTTTGCCCAATAACAGGAGTTTTGTTTGGACATAAACAGAGCATTTTTTTCCCAATCAAAGGTTATTTGTCTAGTAATTGGAAAAATGATCAACCAATGCTGGCTGGAGAAActctattttaatcatttttgaaatttctgtTGACCTATTTGAACTCGTTCCCCAATTCAGTAGTTTTATAATAAACAatacataatttaatttaatttaatataataaagggCCAATTAATCAAAAGGTTGTATTATGCAcgcttttattttcatatataaatatataattcttaTCACATGGgaaaaattggtaaaacttacaaaattaaaaatgttatgtacaaatatatgcTTTCTTATTGCATGGCACAAATTTAGTTGTTAGATTCGATTTTGTTGATATATTACAAATTGATAGATCCTCGAATGCTTCATAACTAAAGAGGATTTTGTCCATCCGAAGGACATAATGGCtatgattttctattttatggGGCTTAATGATaactaaaatagcaaaaaacaaacaacaaacaacaacaaaaaagtgtcataataaataaaagtatacGGACATTAATTACACTTCTTCTCATATAAAGCATTTTGATCATTTCCACAAACAATATGCTTCTTAATTCTTTTTTCCAAACATGAAAAACATAATCAAATGTTAGACAATGTCATAAGTTATCGTAGTTATTGCTTGTATTAATATATGGAATAAAACTAACGTATAAAATACTTTAAGATCATTCTGCATTGGTGTACCAGTGATTATAATACAATGATTACGTGGTATCTCATGCATATTTTTTGCTCTTTGGGTTGAAAGATTCTTTATAAAATGCCCCTAAAATAGGAAGGAATGACAACCAAATGTCCTTAAACAAATCTCCCACACAACAAAATAGGCAATTTGATAAAATCTtacaaagaaatattaaaatagtttgCACTAAAATAGGTATACATTTTTGCTAATTAAGTGGTGATTCCAAGTCTAGCATGActataaacttttaaatcataaaatgtactaatacatttgaaatttaaatttgagacattttaaattttggtaacAATTTATTGAAAACATCCCTTGATTACTTGAATGTCTTTATTACAGAATAAGAAACTAAGACAAAAATTCATCCAAATAAACAAAGTACACACAAGTTACATTTAGCAACAAGTGGTCAAGACGTAAGtaatcaaaatattgaaaatggcCATTGctctgtttttatatttttaagtaatcaAAATATACAGCACCTTCCTAACACTTTATTTCTCAATGATCAGCATTAGTGAATCTAATTCCACAGCTTCctctttcttcttgttcatcATCTTCAATATTTTATCACATCGACTATCCGTGTATACCATGTTGAATGGTAATCTCCATATCAACACATAAAATTGTACCCGCCAGGCATATCATCATGACGACTTGCATGATAATAATCCATGTTCAATCTTATATGCAATCTCCATTAGTCTTGGGGTGAGAGGAGCAACGGTCCTAGATATTGGCTGCTATTATACCCTAAGAAGGGAATACCATATTTATGGAACACTGATCATGTAGAGCAATCAGAACTCTGAAGAAAATCAAAACAAGATTGATCGATCTCTCTGATGCCCATCTCCTTCAGAGAGACGGTAAAGAAACTCGAATTGTCTAATATAAACGTAGATCCGTCCACTTTGAATATGACAATGGCATCATGCCGCCAGATACCGGTTCACTCCCCTCCGGCCCAAACTAAACAAAAAGATTTACAAGTGGGCCCATAAGAACAAACGTTCCAAACCCAGTAAATTGATGCTGGTGGAAGGTGCAACTAGGCCTGAGGGAAGCTATGGTCCAAGAAAGGGAAAAACCCAGGGACCCAATGCCCTCCAGACGCATTCCCTGGAGAAAGTCCAGTTAAAGCATGAACTGTCCTGGCTTGTAATTGTATGGCCAAGGCCAGGCCTATACAGTATTTACCAGCGAGATGCCTACtagaaaaagaatataaaagatatattcaatttacaatttaatgaatttaaaataaatgataaattttaaagaatttaatacattgttataaaattttataaattttataaaaattttataagaatctaataaaattttttatattaatattggatttcatattaataattttctttacaaattcactattaaaatccttttaaatttattaaaatacattattttttaaaattaatggttcTTTTAATACtactagattttaaaagaattttataaaattctaacttaatacatctagattttaatagacttttataaaaatttgttaaaatctgaattgaatatcattgaatttatatgaattcttttaaaatctaaatcgaatacctctaaacttttaaatatttttaaaatttttcaaactttaaattgaatacaccccctTAATTCTAATTGGAAGGAACTTCTCTATATAACACTGATTCTTGTAGATGAGGACATACATAACTTGAGTTCATTTTTACCAATTGAAACCCTTTCCGCGAACCTAAGCATCAAAgggccaatttttttttctttttttttttctctcccctAAATGGGTTTAATATATCTTAACATATATGACCTTAAAATTTatcacaaaatataattatctgATGCTTATGTTTCATCTAAtgggaaaaaatataatatgggtGGGGTATAATAACAAAGCCTACTTTAGGACTTTGATTTTCATTgattatttatattcaaatgtTGTTATGTATAGAGTTAAGTATATGCTTCAATtttagtgggaaaaaaaaaaaaacaaacaaaacaaaactcaaGTTGGTGACTGAGTGAAACCTCTAGAGTCCATTTGGTATACAGGATAGAATTGGATTATCATTCAAACTAAGATTTGGACAGAACAAGGACATGAGAAAAATTAATGTAGTTTTGTATTTGGTATCAATTTTGATTGTTTTGtttataataatcaataaaaaataaatatattttaccataCAATGTATTGAatctttaattaaataaaatgattttaattaaatggtTAGACtcacattaaatatttaatgtcaAGATTAATATGTTAAGTGAGATTTGGTTCAATTGATATATCATTCACACCTATATTTGGGATATCATGAATTTGAGACATCCAAGGGATTTGGGGGGAAGcggaaaattatttaaataataataataataaatcaaaattaatataagaacttcctcttctttttttttttggtgcttaaaAGGGGGTTATATTAACCACAAAAAGGCAACCAAGCATACAAATAGATGCCAAAGAAGCAGGAAAATGATATTAAATCATTTCCTGGTCCATTATttcaacaaaagaagaagagatgGTGAAAGGAGAGACAGTGCCTATGCTATCATTCATAAGGCCCCATCTAGATGCAAGATGAGCCAAGGTGTTGCTTTGTCTCGGTGTCCAGCTAAAACAGATGGATTCAAAATAAGGGCATAGATCCAGGATTTTGTGAATGAAACCTATTGCAGTCCAATGGTTGCAGCATTTGTCCGAGTTCTTTAGACTTTGGATAATTAATTTAGCATCACTCTCACAACATAAATTCAAGAAGCCTTCTTCTAAAGCTAGCTTAACAGCCCTCAGAATGGCTGCTGCTTCAGCAGCCTCAGGAATGTCTATGTGTTCCCGAAGAACTTGAACTTTGAGGACTTTTCTAAAGTGGTCTCTAACAACAAGGCCTAAACTCGCATTGCCATGACCTACAGAAGCATCTGAATTAATTTTGATTGTTCCCAAAGGAGGGGGTCTCCACGAAGGATTAGTCAATTGAGCACCGATAGGAGGCCCACTGGGGGAGGATGAAGTGGCCAAGAATTCATCAACCTTGCTGTAAATGATTTTTACTTGTTCCTCAAGATTGCAAGTTATACCCTCAAACTGGAAAACATTTCTCAATTTCCAAATAGTATGAAGGATCACCGCTGTGAAGAGAAAGAATTTGCTTGTATTCTCAGGGTGGACTGGCAAATGTGTATCTGGTTTTGAAAGCCATTCAAGATAAGAGTCCAGGTTGAGAGAGGGATCTTCCAACCATCTGACACTCCAAGGGTAAGCCAACCAGATGGCTCGAGTTGCATTGCAGCGGATAAAAAGATGAGTTTCATCTTTGATACCATTACATCTGGGATCATCAATCTACCATTTATGACGAACTAGAGTTGCACGCACTGGGAGGTTGCGAGAGGATAGTCTCCACATAAAAAACTTCAACCTGTTATGGAGATTACTATTCCAGAGAAAATTCCACCATTTTCAATTGTCTAAAGCTGCTGGGTTTAAGAATTGGTACATCGATTTAACCAAAAACTTTCCTGAAGAGCTCCCCATCCAGATTAGCTTATCATCCAAATATCAACCCAGAAAATGTTGGAAATTTTGTTTACAGAGTCCCTATCGAAAATCTGTTCCAGAAGAGGTATATTCCATTCACCACCTGGAAGCAAAAGAGAGTCAATCATCCCGACCTGCAAGCTAGTGCTATTCGGATTAGAAGTAGGACGAAAATTAGGCATATTGGGAATCCAAGGATCCTCCCAATAGTTGATGCTGCTGCCGTTGCCAATCTTATATAAGAACTTCCTCTTTTTAGCCCATTAAACCATCCTGATATGAATTTAATCTCTAAATTAGATAAGTCATTtatctaataatttaatatcaaaaccAATATGTCAGGTGGGGTTGGGGGAGGAGggattattgtaaataataaaaataaattaaaattaacattagGACTTCTTTTTTAAGTCCATCAGGCCATCCAGTTGtgaatttctttctttagcccATTATGCTATGTTGATGAGAGCTTAacttttaaattagataaattatttatctaataatttttaaatgctaATCTAATTAACTTATTATcttatgaagaagaagaagaagaagaaatttcccatataatataattgttatattgctatgaagaagatgatgatgatgatgatgaaaacaATTCAAGTATTTATGCAacggagagagagaaacaaaaataaacaaaagggaaaaacatttgaaagaagagaaaaaaaaaaaaaaaaaaacaaagctaaagggaaaaaaataaataactggagtcagaggaaaaaataaagataaaaaaaaaaagaaataaaagaagataagaaaaaagaaatgaaaaaaaatgaagaagaagaaatttcccatataatataattgttatacttctaaaaagaagaagaagaagatgatgatgaaaacaATTCAAGCATTTATGCAACGGATAGAGAGaaacaaagataaacaaaatgggaaaaaaaattgaaagaagagaagaaaaaaaaaatgcaaatttaagggggaaaaaaataactagagttagaggaaaaaaataaaaataaaaataaaaataaataaagaaataaaagaagataaggaaaaagaaatgaaaaaaatgaaacataagAAGGGAGGggaacataaaattaaaatctgatgaaaaaataaataaataaattgataaaggaagacaaaaatattgaaagtgaaagaaaatgaaaggaataaaagtaatatctatatatatatatatattatttaggaAAACAAGTAcgcaaaaatatttatcattgatttttaaatgaaataagatTCAGAATTTTgtctaaaaatatcaaaaataaaaataaatagaaaatttcatGGTAGGAAAAGTCAAAAGAAAAATCGAAAAGTAGGAGTAGATGCCAAAACGCACGACGCCTTCCCACAGCGATACTTTTATCCAGTGCTTTTTGGATTATTTCGGATGAGTGGGAGTTTTTAAAATAcctaattaatgtttttttttttttttggtaaaaaatacCTAATTAATGTATTGATTTGGACAATTGACCCCTCAAATACGAACTTTTCTGTTATTCAAGATACCGTTTGACTTATCTAccgttaaaaaaattactaactaATTCTTACTCCAACgttgaaacttttttatttttactgatttaaattttatatattaattcataTTCGTAACCTAATTATGTTGTAAGTGACAAGTATTTAtgcttaatattattttagttgaTTAGTTTTGGCTATTCATCAGTTTCAATGTGtgtgttttagatttttttttattaatttacttttttaatttgattcttcttttgcttttaatattttattttgtaggaaTATATCCCATTTTGCTAGTTAAATACATTTTGTAATAATGTTATTTGTATTTCTATAATGAATAAGGAAATAGAaaccatctaaaaataaattttcttttaagattcttcaa
Proteins encoded:
- the LOC107412805 gene encoding uncharacterized protein LOC107412805, producing the protein MDPELYKAAIDGTLSEKTLRAAADSNQLVTGGKKNTILHVAAKSGNLQINTEEEGGDDHSHGHPLLRFLYHQNAEGNTPLHVAAKSGHVEMVKCLIFKARKMDAKQKRKLVTMKNLEGDTALHEAVRHNRFEIVKLLIHEDSNLACVLNGYGESPLFMAVDRCFYEISLLILNATAPNNCSFDGRNGMNVLHAAVIRAPIPNFVHEVFFKLSSSSMLEKADDFGWIPLHYAAHLGNRELVELFLNYNNSLTYKNQSSHFS